One genomic segment of Leptotrichia sp. oral taxon 215 str. W9775 includes these proteins:
- the dusA gene encoding tRNA dihydrouridine(20/20a) synthase DusA, translating to MENMKSKISVAPMVDKTDRNFRNFVRMINKDVTLYTEMITAQAIIKGDTDYILSFDEVETPIVLQISASNKKEAYEAVKIAEDYNYDEINLNVGCPSDRVSGNAMGAYLMAFPELVAEIVHEMKKATKKTVSIKHRIGIDGKGVLPDDYGRTLLDKYEDMLNFINITEQAGVNKYIIHARIAILAGLDPRENREIPPLRYDEVYRIKKEKPHLHIELNGGIKTVEAIDEHLKNVDSVMLGREIYDNPMILSEFGKYYGKEINITRKEIMEKMLSYVEKMEKTGNRPHLFLMHTHGLFHGVKGSKYWKREINDSKVGSETLKKLLLEVE from the coding sequence ATGGAAAATATGAAGAGTAAAATAAGTGTTGCACCAATGGTTGATAAAACAGACAGAAATTTTAGAAATTTTGTAAGAATGATAAACAAGGATGTCACCCTGTATACGGAAATGATAACGGCACAGGCTATTATCAAGGGTGATACTGATTATATACTTAGTTTTGATGAAGTTGAGACTCCCATAGTTTTACAAATATCAGCTTCAAATAAAAAGGAAGCGTATGAAGCAGTAAAAATTGCAGAAGACTATAACTATGATGAAATAAATCTTAATGTGGGATGTCCGTCAGACAGAGTTTCCGGTAATGCAATGGGAGCCTATCTGATGGCTTTTCCGGAATTAGTGGCTGAAATAGTGCATGAAATGAAAAAAGCTACTAAAAAAACAGTTTCCATAAAACATAGGATAGGAATTGATGGAAAAGGGGTTCTTCCGGATGATTATGGCAGAACTCTTCTTGATAAGTATGAAGATATGCTTAATTTCATCAATATAACAGAGCAGGCAGGAGTAAATAAGTATATTATTCATGCGAGAATTGCCATACTGGCAGGACTTGATCCAAGGGAAAACAGGGAAATTCCACCTTTGAGATATGATGAAGTATACAGGATTAAGAAAGAGAAACCTCACCTGCATATCGAACTAAATGGAGGAATAAAAACTGTTGAAGCAATTGATGAGCATTTAAAAAATGTAGATTCAGTAATGCTTGGGCGTGAAATTTATGACAATCCCATGATACTTTCTGAATTTGGTAAATATTATGGTAAGGAAATAAATATTACGAGAAAAGAAATTATGGAAAAGATGCTTTCATATGTAGAAAAAATGGAAAAAACAGGTAACCGTCCGCATCTTTTTCTGATGCATACACATGGACTATTTCATGGAGTAAAGGGAAGCAAATATTGGAAACGTGAAATCAACGATTCTAAAGTAGGTTCAGAAACACTGAAGAAGTTATTATTAGAAGTTGAATAA
- a CDS encoding M48 family metallopeptidase, which produces MRRNSKIIAAILGMLLLASCTTAPLTGRRQLKLVSDESVARDSVAAYRQFINEAASKNLLANNTADGKRLKEIGGRISGAVEKYMNENGMSKKVNNLNWEFNLIKSEELNAFAMPGGKIAFFTGIMPVLKTDAGVAFVMGHEIGHVIGGHHAEGKSNQMTAGVVMIGKGVVDVLTGGATEIINNDLLGQGLQIGLLKFNRTQEYEADKYGMIFMAMAGYNPEEAIKVQERMAAKGNGSGVDFLSTHPSSDKRIQALKDFLPEAMKYYRK; this is translated from the coding sequence ATGAGAAGAAATTCAAAAATAATTGCAGCAATATTGGGGATGTTACTTTTAGCAAGTTGTACAACAGCACCCCTTACAGGAAGAAGACAGCTAAAATTAGTAAGTGATGAAAGCGTTGCAAGAGATTCAGTTGCAGCTTACAGACAATTTATAAATGAAGCGGCTTCAAAAAATTTATTGGCAAATAATACTGCTGACGGAAAAAGATTAAAGGAAATTGGTGGAAGAATATCAGGAGCAGTTGAAAAATATATGAATGAAAATGGAATGTCAAAAAAGGTAAATAACTTAAACTGGGAGTTTAATCTTATAAAAAGCGAGGAATTAAATGCATTTGCAATGCCTGGTGGAAAAATAGCATTCTTTACAGGAATTATGCCAGTTTTAAAGACAGATGCAGGTGTGGCGTTTGTTATGGGGCATGAAATAGGTCACGTTATTGGAGGTCACCATGCTGAAGGTAAAAGTAACCAGATGACTGCTGGAGTGGTAATGATTGGAAAGGGAGTTGTAGATGTTCTGACAGGTGGTGCAACAGAAATTATAAATAATGATTTGTTAGGTCAAGGACTTCAAATAGGGCTTCTAAAATTTAATAGAACACAGGAATATGAAGCAGATAAGTATGGAATGATATTTATGGCAATGGCAGGATATAATCCTGAGGAAGCTATAAAAGTACAGGAAAGAATGGCTGCAAAAGGAAATGGAAGTGGAGTTGATTTCCTTTCTACGCATCCGTCAAGTGATAAAAGAATTCAGGCTTTAAAGGACTTTTTACCTGAAGCTATGAAATATTATAGAAAATAG
- the htpX gene encoding zinc metalloprotease HtpX yields the protein MFANSLKTGMLMFALIMLFTTIGGLLGSSEGAFIGLLIAGGMSFFSYWFSDKMVLSAYNGKEVTELNNPRLYRMVKNLAANAKLPMPKVYIIPERQPNAFATGRNPQHAAVACTEGLLEIMNDNELAGVLGHELGHVKHRDILISTIAATFAGAISNIARFLPYFGNSGDSRRRRNNTGTLMLFSFLAPIGAAIIQMSISRSREFMADRAGAEFSGNPLYLRDALNKLEAYSHNVAMSKQNPAYSHMFIVNPLSGIKGLADLFRTHPSTSDRIKELEKMAYDKHLM from the coding sequence ATGTTTGCTAACTCATTAAAAACAGGAATGCTTATGTTTGCATTAATTATGCTGTTTACAACGATTGGAGGATTGCTGGGAAGTAGTGAAGGTGCATTTATAGGACTTCTGATAGCCGGTGGGATGAGTTTTTTCAGCTACTGGTTCAGTGATAAAATGGTTTTAAGTGCATATAATGGTAAAGAAGTTACAGAGCTAAATAATCCGAGACTATACAGAATGGTAAAAAATTTAGCTGCTAACGCAAAATTACCAATGCCTAAAGTTTACATTATTCCGGAAAGACAGCCAAATGCATTTGCCACAGGTAGAAATCCTCAGCATGCTGCAGTTGCATGTACTGAAGGTCTGCTTGAAATTATGAATGACAACGAACTGGCAGGAGTTTTAGGACACGAACTTGGACACGTTAAGCATAGAGATATCCTTATAAGCACAATAGCCGCAACTTTTGCAGGAGCAATTTCAAATATAGCAAGATTTTTGCCTTATTTTGGAAATTCGGGAGACTCAAGAAGACGTAGAAACAATACAGGAACTCTTATGTTATTCTCTTTTCTTGCCCCTATTGGAGCCGCAATTATTCAAATGTCAATTTCCCGTAGCAGAGAATTTATGGCTGACAGGGCAGGAGCAGAATTTTCAGGAAATCCTCTCTATTTAAGGGATGCATTGAATAAGCTTGAGGCATATAGCCATAATGTTGCAATGTCAAAGCAGAATCCTGCATACTCACATATGTTCATTGTTAATCCCCTTTCAGGAATCAAGGGACTTGCTGATTTATTCAGAACACACCCTTCTACTTCTGACAGAATAAAAGAACTGGAAAAAATGGCATACGATAAGCATCTAATGTAA
- a CDS encoding OmpA family protein has translation MVKKPTLVALSSLVALSVPTVSEKLSTSEMRKNSIKPNAVELNGDAQKDIPVTEPAKQPTLASDPDLITVELSQDGTSTVIKNDQQAENKLQNNKKDDFIPEPKMVGSSKLDITKVELLSVKADELKFKLNSSKLSEEAVPTLKDIKEYVEKNDYVVTIVGYTDSTGINSYNEKLSLRRAESVSAKLIELGLSPTRIIEILGKGEENPVASNDTEAGRNANRRVEFRLVKRGISLF, from the coding sequence ATGGTAAAAAAACCTACATTAGTAGCATTATCATCGTTGGTGGCGTTATCTGTACCAACTGTATCAGAAAAATTATCTACATCTGAAATGAGAAAAAATTCTATAAAACCAAATGCGGTTGAATTAAACGGAGACGCACAGAAAGATATTCCGGTAACAGAGCCTGCAAAGCAGCCTACTTTAGCTTCGGATCCTGATTTGATAACAGTAGAATTGTCACAGGATGGAACATCAACAGTAATAAAAAATGATCAACAGGCAGAAAACAAACTGCAAAATAATAAAAAAGATGATTTTATACCAGAACCAAAAATGGTTGGAAGTTCAAAACTTGATATTACTAAAGTGGAATTACTTAGTGTCAAAGCTGATGAATTGAAATTTAAATTAAATAGTTCAAAATTATCAGAAGAAGCAGTTCCTACATTAAAGGATATAAAAGAATATGTTGAAAAAAATGATTACGTTGTAACTATAGTTGGATATACAGACTCTACAGGAATAAATTCATATAATGAAAAACTGTCTTTGAGAAGAGCGGAAAGTGTCAGTGCAAAATTGATAGAATTAGGATTATCTCCAACAAGAATAATAGAAATACTTGGAAAAGGTGAGGAAAATCCTGTAGCAAGTAATGATACAGAAGCAGGAAGAAATGCCAACAGAAGGGTAGAATTTAGACTTGTTAAAAGAGGAATAAGTTTATTTTAG
- a CDS encoding metal ABC transporter permease translates to MSAGLEIQLIAILVAGACSILGVFLVLKSMAMVSDAITHTILLGIVLAFFIVHDLNSPLLIIGAGIVGVLTVYLVELLNSTRLLKEDSAIGIVFPLLFSMAVILISKYTKNVHLDVDSVLLGELAFAPFNRIEIFGFSVAKSLVSIFIIFIVNFLFITIFFKELKISTFDKALAVTLGMQPVLVHYILMSLVSVTAVTSFGAVGSILVVAFMIGPPITAYLLTNKLKEMIALSLLIGAVASVIGYNMAILFDVSIAGSIALIIGVLFIVVLILSPKSGLISTIKRKRNQKLEFSVKILLIHIANHMNTPQETDECGVDTLEYHLRWEKMFLNKVLKKAMDKKLIYIENRIFKLSDKGKEYLI, encoded by the coding sequence ATGAGTGCAGGATTAGAAATACAGCTGATTGCAATTCTTGTGGCAGGAGCCTGTTCTATATTAGGAGTTTTCCTAGTTCTGAAAAGCATGGCAATGGTATCGGATGCGATTACCCATACAATATTGCTTGGAATAGTTCTAGCTTTCTTCATTGTTCATGATCTTAACTCTCCATTATTAATTATTGGAGCAGGAATTGTAGGAGTTTTAACAGTTTATCTTGTGGAGCTGCTTAATTCAACAAGGCTGTTAAAGGAAGATTCGGCAATAGGAATAGTCTTCCCTTTATTATTCAGTATGGCAGTAATTTTAATTTCAAAATATACAAAAAATGTTCATTTGGATGTAGATTCGGTTTTGCTTGGAGAGCTTGCATTTGCACCATTTAATAGAATTGAAATATTTGGATTTTCAGTTGCAAAAAGTCTAGTAAGCATATTTATAATTTTTATAGTTAACTTTCTCTTTATTACAATCTTTTTTAAAGAGTTAAAAATATCTACATTTGATAAGGCTCTGGCAGTAACTTTAGGTATGCAGCCTGTATTGGTGCATTATATCCTTATGTCCCTTGTTTCTGTAACAGCAGTAACTTCCTTTGGGGCAGTGGGATCCATACTGGTAGTGGCTTTTATGATAGGCCCTCCAATAACAGCATATCTGCTTACAAACAAGCTGAAGGAAATGATAGCTTTAAGTTTACTTATTGGAGCAGTTGCATCAGTTATCGGATACAATATGGCAATTTTATTTGATGTATCAATAGCAGGAAGTATTGCTCTAATAATAGGAGTATTGTTTATTGTAGTGTTAATACTTTCTCCAAAAAGTGGATTAATTTCCACAATAAAGAGAAAAAGAAACCAGAAACTTGAGTTTTCTGTTAAAATATTACTTATTCATATAGCAAATCATATGAATACGCCTCAGGAAACTGATGAGTGTGGAGTAGATACGCTGGAATACCATTTAAGATGGGAAAAAATGTTTTTAAATAAAGTTCTTAAGAAAGCAATGGATAAGAAACTTATTTACATTGAAAACAGGATTTTTAAATTGTCTGATAAGGGGAAAGAATACTTAATATAA
- a CDS encoding metal ABC transporter permease, translating into MNILKLLLTDHTFRTVAMGCTLLGIVSGMIGCFAVLRKQSLLGDAVSHASLPGVCIAFMITNSKNTEVLLIGALCVGIMCIGLIQIIQNYTKIKFDSALAFILSVFFGLGLVLMSYLNKLPGANKSGLNKFIFGQASTFLERDVNIMFYVGIILLIVIVLFWKEFKISSFDVDFASTLGFPAKAIGLFISFLIVITVIIGIQAAGVILISAMIISPAVAARQWTDRLSVMVVLAGIFGGISGFIGTAVSISKSDLPTGPVIVMLISIIVVFSILFSTKRGIVFKIIRNRRRRKIITEELKKYKAEKEKLIEQVHQSEGGI; encoded by the coding sequence ATGAATATTTTAAAACTTCTTTTAACAGATCATACATTCAGGACTGTTGCTATGGGATGTACACTGCTGGGTATTGTTTCAGGAATGATAGGATGTTTTGCAGTACTGAGAAAGCAGAGTCTGCTTGGAGATGCCGTATCTCATGCTTCGCTTCCTGGAGTATGTATAGCTTTTATGATTACAAATAGCAAAAATACAGAAGTCCTGCTGATAGGAGCTTTATGTGTGGGGATTATGTGTATTGGATTAATACAGATAATTCAGAATTATACTAAAATTAAATTTGATAGTGCATTGGCGTTTATATTATCGGTATTCTTTGGGTTGGGACTAGTTCTCATGTCATATTTGAATAAACTTCCAGGTGCTAATAAATCAGGACTAAATAAATTCATATTTGGACAGGCATCAACATTTCTCGAAAGAGATGTAAATATTATGTTTTATGTAGGAATTATCCTTCTTATAGTTATTGTGCTATTCTGGAAGGAATTTAAAATATCTTCCTTTGATGTTGATTTTGCCAGTACGTTAGGATTTCCTGCAAAAGCCATTGGATTATTTATATCGTTTCTAATAGTGATTACTGTTATAATAGGAATACAGGCTGCAGGAGTTATACTTATAAGTGCCATGATAATTTCACCTGCTGTCGCTGCAAGACAGTGGACAGACAGACTTTCAGTAATGGTTGTTCTGGCTGGAATTTTTGGAGGTATTTCCGGATTTATCGGAACAGCAGTAAGTATAAGTAAAAGTGACCTCCCAACAGGTCCTGTAATTGTAATGCTGATAAGTATAATTGTAGTCTTCAGCATACTATTTTCTACTAAGAGGGGAATAGTATTTAAAATAATTAGAAATAGAAGAAGAAGAAAAATAATAACTGAAGAGCTTAAAAAGTATAAGGCTGAAAAGGAAAAACTTATAGAGCAGGTTCATCAGTCAGAGGGGGGGATTTAA